Within Acidaminococcus timonensis, the genomic segment TCTTCATGCTTGACCTTGGCGGCGGTGTCAGACCTGTCGGCGGGTCTCCTGCCTTCATAGAAACAGCCATATTTGGCATATTCCTCTTTGATATGCTGGAGAGCACCGCCAATGCGTCTTTCGCCCAGCACAGCAGGGTCAAAGCCGTATTTTTTGAAGATGTCTTTGGGATAGACTCCTTCCATATATTCGGTGTAAAAGATTTCTTTAAAGGACTTCCTCAGGACCAGGGTAGAGCGGCTTACGCTATACACATAAGGGTTCTGGCGCAACGCTGCAATCTGCTCCTCAGTAAAAAGTTTTCTGCTCATGTGGATTCTCCTTGGCTTTATTGGATTTGAGGATACCACATACATATGATTGTGTTCAATAGGTTGGGTCCAAAATGAGCACGTCAATTTTAAAGGATTCAAATTGTAGCCTGTCCAATTTTGTGGGCAGGTGCTACTCTTAAAAAGTGTCCACACTTATGGGTACAGTATATGGTGGCTAGTGGCTGAGGAAGGAGAATCATCTTATGGATAAAGCAAAGGCAATGCCGGGCATTCTTCCGGACCTGCCCATTGAGGTACACCCGTTTCCGCCGTTCCTGCCGGAGAATGCCCGAGTGCTGGTTTTAGGGACTTTTCCCCCGGCGGAAGGAAAGCGGGCCATGGATTTCTACTATCCCAACTTTCAGAATGATATGTGGCGGATCCTGGGAATCATCTATTTCCAGGATCCGGACCATTTCCGCAGGGGCACGGAAAAAGCCTTCGACCCGGATAAGATCAGGGCATTTCTCTCAAAGGCCGGCATCGCCCTGGGTCCCACGGTGCTGCGTGCCCAGCGGGAAAAGGGAAACGCCTCGGACAAATTCCTCCACATCGTGGAAGAGGCGGACCTGGGTACCATGCTGTCCCGGCTGCCCCACTGCCGGCGGCTGGTGACCACCGGGGAAAAGGCTACGGAAGTCGTGCTGCACCAGTGCACAGAACCGCCGAAGCTGCCCCGGACC encodes:
- a CDS encoding uracil-DNA glycosylase family protein produces the protein MDKAKAMPGILPDLPIEVHPFPPFLPENARVLVLGTFPPAEGKRAMDFYYPNFQNDMWRILGIIYFQDPDHFRRGTEKAFDPDKIRAFLSKAGIALGPTVLRAQREKGNASDKFLHIVEEADLGTMLSRLPHCRRLVTTGEKATEVVLHQCTEPPKLPRTNTTVPIRLGGKRYELTRLPSSSRAYPMKLEKKAECYKKGLTL
- a CDS encoding HTH domain-containing protein, yielding MSRKLFTEEQIAALRQNPYVYSVSRSTLVLRKSFKEIFYTEYMEGVYPKDIFKKYGFDPAVLGERRIGGALQHIKEEYAKYGCFYEGRRPADRSDTAAKVKHEDDIKALRHEVEYLRQEVEYLKKISAIKNTKR